In Gadus morhua chromosome 9, gadMor3.0, whole genome shotgun sequence, the sequence GGAGGACGGTACGTTCGGTAGCCAGAAGCAGAGCTCATGTTCCATTCCTCCAGGATCCCCGCGGGGGCATGTCATCGCATCGGCGGCAGACCGCAGTGCCCCGTGTCTTTAAGATCCTGCCCCGCGTCGTAATGAGAACACGAGTCCGCTGCCGCTATGAATaaagcagcgggggggggggggggggggggggggtgattgaatgggttttttcttttctttaaattATCCTAATTTCAGACAGTCGGATTTACATTTTGCCATTTAGTGGGTTTTTTTGTACGAAGAGACCTTTAAGCGAGGCTGAGAGCAAAGCGTAGCACAAGCAAGGCACGCCAAGTCCTTTTTTTGACTTTTTTTATCATCGCTCACTAGTTGTGAATAGTTATCACAGATACAGAGATTGTTCATTTCTGGCCAATGTGCATTCTTGTATTCAATGTAAGAGCTAAAGAATAACAAGAAAGTGCTTCTGAGTCACTTTGTGAGATCTCGGATGCGGTGGGTCTCAATATAGGGACATTTATGccataaaaatatatagagcTGCCTTTTACAGCGTCTGTTGTTGGCGATAGAAGTTATTTCCCCCACTTTGTGGGTGTATACAACCCGGTATGAGTCCTCCTGGGCCTACAGCGACCCAATACCTCGCCTCCCTTTGCTGCCCACACCAGCTCACACATTCCCCCTCCGGTAGTCGGAACACAACCCACTTCATCGTGCTGATGGCCAGTGCCAATCCTGTTATTATTCTAGGATTTGTTGGAGGTGCTGGGAGCCCCATACAGTGCTGTTGCAGTGTGTGGGACTGGACTCCCGCAGGGACGGTTCTATTGTGTCCGTAGACAGGGAGCAGACGGTTGGCCTCCTCCCTGGCTCAGGGCCCCCGCTCATTCCCAAAGGGCCCGCGAGGAAACAGGAGGACGATCCCTTTGACCACGTGTAACAAAACACATACCATCCACCTCGGTAGACTTTGTCTTCCTGTAGGTCTAGACATGTTGAAGGTCCCCCTTTCTGAGGCGATGACAACCGGCGTCTTCTTTGTTCATGTCCTTTGCGCTGCTTTGTTTTCTTGACCAtgcttcttatttttattttcttgcagGTAAATTTTACTGCAAGCCCCACTACTGCTATCGCTCATCAGGCCAAGGCCAGAGGAAGAGGccggccccctcccccgcgTTACCCAGACCTAAGGTCAGTGAATACTTCTGCTCATCCCCGTGTTCATTcggctgtaggtaagatttagGTGCTGTTATTTTCGTGTATTTGCCAGTTATGCCAAGGCCAACCATCCTCTTTTAGTGGCTGAGATGCGCTGTAGGAACATCTGTTTTAAGGGCACCTCTGATCAGTTTGGTGAATCATCTTGCCTGTCGATCCCTGGTGTATGAAATGCATCACTGACGTAGGGATGCAGGGGGGGGAGGTCAGAGAGGCTTTATTTGGTTGTTACAATTCCAAATCAGGCTCTTTtctgttctttctctcttccaaaCTCTCGAATCGTACATATTGCACCTTCATATATTAATGATACCATTGATAATTCATGCCTCCGCTTGGAAcagtgtgtgcacgtgcccgtgcgtgtgcgcaccgCGTCTCCCCACGAGGTCCTTGCGTTCACCGCCCTCTCCTCCGTCCCCAGACGGAGATCGTGGCGGCCagccggcccgacccggccacGGTGGACGCCCCCCCAGGCGCGGCCCTCGTAACCCCGACGGGCCCCTCTGCCGAACGCCGCTCCTCAGGTACCCCTTTTCCCCCCGTCGCCGCGGCGACCGCGCCCGGCCGCCCGGCGCTGGGAGGCTCGCTCCGCCGCACCCTTTCCCGGAGCTGCCACCAGGTGGCGCACCATCCCCTAGACTCCCCTTTCCTGCGTGCCTACTGCATCTACCTCCTCTGCTGCGTCAGCCTCAACGCCCTGCTCAAGCTGCTGTagcatgactctctctctctctccctctctcctctctccctgccctccccctcttccttttctcctcacccttcccctctttctccttctaaCACACTACTGTCAGTTACCTGTCTAGATTTAGGAATCTGATTTAGCGTTTTCTCTTTGTTAGCTCGTGAATGTTGTTTATTCACATTCTTTTTATGGGAAGAATGGATCGTGAATTGGATATTGGCAACGGGCTCGCACAGCCAGTTTCACAGCTCTTAAGCTCAATTGAAAAGTAAATGTTGCATATTAAATCACTTTTCCTTCTTCTTGGCTTGGGTATTTACCGCGTTTTCCTTGTAAGCACAGAGCTGCAGCAGCCAACTCTTTTGTCAGGCTGATTCTACAACCTGCCATCAGTTATTGTTGTGAACTCCATGAAGTAATTAGAAGTGTCTATTTTGATGCCTGTTTTGCTTGACTTTAATTGAATGGAGCACCAaacctctttcttctccttttgGTTTTAACTGCATGAGTCCCAgactcccctctttctctctctgttatgtTTATCTCTTGTGGTATTTGCACGTCGCCATCCTCCTGGGGTACCTGCGGTGTTTTGATGACGTGCCTGTTCCACTGGTTGCGATTATTTCCTCTGTGAGCTTTACCTTTACCCCTCCTCTTATCAGAGCAGCTTGAAGCTGGGTCTTCTTCTTAGTGCTTGATTTGACGCTATTTTCTTGAATGCCCCCCTTGCCCTTTCATACCATTTTGGCTTCACAGCCCCCTTCCCATACCAGCCAGGACACCATTGCTTGCACCGTTGTTCTGTTGGATCATTTCTACATTTAATGCAGGTCGTAATTTAATAGTGCTGTAACGCTGACAACACGCAATGCAGTTATGTTCATAGTATACTGCTGATAATATGAATAATGAAAATCATTACATCTAACCTCTAGCTCCCTCAACGTTGTAGTCCATAATAGTGCTTTCAAGCTCTTGCTCGGTTATTCTAAAGACAATTAAACGTTAAGTAGAGGTTTTCTAGATGTAAGAACTGTAAATTAGTCGATGTTTAGGCCTGCCGCATTGTGTGGCAAGTGGAAGTAACTAAAACTGTTTAATCCAAAGCAGAATAGATAAGAATGGATGCTATATACGATCTATATCGCATGAGTTTAACCATAATTAGCTGATTAGCATATTCATTTGAAGTTATATTGTGGTTTCAACCGTGCTTTGTGTTCACATCCGTCTTGCATGGTTCTAAAGCTGTTTGCCGTAATGCGCCGGCCTTTCATTTCCTCTAACATTTAATAGGATGATGGTGTAAAATACAGCGCGCTCACCACCTCCTACTTGTTGCTTCTTATTAGCTGGCATGAGGTCATTGCTTACAGCATCTTCAGTCATTTTTAGTCCCTGCTCTGCCTGTGTGCTGGGGCCCGCCATGCTAATCAATGGAAAATAGCCGTTGCACTCCATCAAAATAGTGCATAATCTGGACCCCTTGTGATTACGTTTTCTAAAGGCCAACTTGTAATGCAGTCGGCAAATTGGAAAACCAATTCCAGGAAAGATAGAAGAAAGGCTGGGAGAAAGGCAAAGCACCCACCCTGTTGATAAATTAAGTGGCTGttataatcaaatgtcaaaaaATATTAATCTGAAAGGTATTTATATAACATATTTATCTGCATTAAGATTCCAGTTGCTGTAAGTAATTGACCTATTGAAATAAATTCCTTCGTTCATCTTAACTTTTGTGTCGGTGTTTTTTTGTCGAAAACGTAACTTTGCCCAACCATGACCACTGGTAACTTTCAAGCGTTGATGGTGTTTGGacgggggggggttgaaatcCATAAAGTATAAGGtagtaacaaacacacaccccataGACGTCCACAGTGGGAGCCTTAGGGACTCTAACCACCCCACTGCACCCTCGCTCCGGTCCCGTCCTCCTCTGCCCTCTGCGTTCTTCCAACCCGCCCTCTGTGTCGCCCCCTTCAGTCCCGGAGGCCAACGGCCTGCCGGAGCCCGTCCTCCCCAAGCGTCTGCGCGGGACCCCGGAGCGCATCGAGCTGGAGAACTACCAGCTGTCCctgcagagggaggaggtgctggaggaggtgccGGAGGAGACTCTGGCCGAGCACAACCTCAGCAGCGTGCTGGACAAGACCCTGAACGCCGACCCTGGCTCCAGGTGGGGGCTGAATCATTGGTCAAATTCAAACCGGTGTCGCACTGTAATAGAACGCCACTTGCAAATCGCAAAGGTTTCGAATAATAAAAGAGAAGCCTTTTTTCTTGGAGGGGATTTGTTACTGTTAGTCACTGGAGATCTGTAATattcgtatttatttttatttttaacttcaatagttaaataaagctgttataatatcaattcatgcatcagttcatccattcatataagtgcagtttatatgttgactgcttcaaatgttgtgttggtcatactatagaaggatttattgcttgtttagtgaatatTACAGATcataaggaactttaaaaagaaaatcgcaTATTGATCTGAATAATCGTAATTAGATGCACCATGCACGGCACGCACGTAGAGTTGTAGCTGAAGCGCGTGCCCGACCGGTGTCTTTTGGGGCAGCACGGCTCCATCAGCACGGTGTGAGCACCCCCCTCACCAACGTCTACGCCGCAATTGATTTCCTTTGAAATATTGTTACAGGACTATAATTTAGCATTGTTATTCTAGAGGCCTATGCATTTAAAATGGATCAAGCAGAGGCGTGACTCCTGTTTATGGTCCTGTATCGATCAGCAACAATCACAGAATATCCTATTGAATGTTAAGAGTTTCTCATGTTTATTTAAAGGTACGATAAAGCAAAGTGTCCCCAGAGTACCCACCGGTACTGGCTCAGGTATCACTGAGCTACTGGCTATAGCACCAGCCCTGAGCTGGGTGGTGCTTCAGCCACCATCCTCACTGGTACACTAGCCCTGTTGCCTGTCATTCGTTCATGTTCTCTGTACATCTCTCCacagcagcagctcagagtCTGACATGGAcgacgaggatgaggaggaagaagaggaggaaccagaggaagtggagcagcagcagctacaggaggaggtgctgcagcagcagcagcagcaggaggaggaggagcagtcgCTCCCCAAAAGCCCCTCTGATCTGGGAGGCGTCCCCTGGAGGGAGGCGGTGGAGCTCCACGCCAAGCTGAAGGGAGACAGCGAAGAAGGCGGagaaggtggagagggaggtgaggaagACGCCAtccggagggaggaggaggaagagggagcggACGCGGAAGACGAATAtgaggaagacgaagaggaggaggaggatgacgaggAAGAGTCTAGCGACGGTAGGTTTATTTCGGTTGTTGATTAAGATTGTGCCACCAAAtgaccatctgtgtgtgtgtgtgtgtgtgtgtgtttgagtcgtCTACATCCTGCTCTGAATTCATTCCGACCCATGAGGACAGAGCCAAGATCCCTACTGTTCTGTCTGTTAGCaccacccccccttcctctaCAACCCCTTCTGCTCCCCTTCATCTCACCCTtgatctctcttcctctgttccccatttctgtgtgtgtgtgtgtgtgtgtgtgtgtgtgtgtgtgtgtgtgtgtgtgtgtgtgtgtgtgtgtgtgtgtgtgtgtgtgtgtgtgtgtgtgtgtgtgtgtgtgtgtgtgtgtgtgtgtgtgtgtgtgtgtgtgttactttttGGGGACTTTGTCTCCCCCTACTGGCAGAGGGGGAGTACTTCCCCTGGGAGAGGGAGCTTCAGTCAGGGCTTTGGCTGGAGAAGTACCTCACAGACGAAGAGGATGTTGGTACATTTAAAGGTAGCAGCATTGCCTGTGGATGCCTTTGCAGTACCTTTTTGGTTTGAGTTCACTCCCCTCGCCGTTTTTGTTCAACACGTGTGAAGCCTGTTGCCCTTTTAATGAACAATTGTTTGACTCGTTTGCGTTTTGGCCTTTAAAGGGATACGGATTGTTATGAGACCTGCTGTGTGTGGCTATGAAGCCTTACTTACATCTTTTGTTACTGCAGTTTGGCACTTTGATTCTTGGGATTTGGTGACACTTGGCAAAGTACTAATCAGATTAACAGTTCCATCAATTTGCAGGTGTTTTTCGTTGGCTTCTTAGTGATGCAGCAGTTGCTTGGTAGCGATTTGCAGAAGGATCCTGTTGATCTAATTTTGTtgggtttatatatatatttttttaacttctaacgttttcacttttcttttcatAGTGCATGCCTGCAGCCCAAGCTCCTGGAGGGATATTCTTTATGTTTTGCTAATCAAATTGTCGAGTTACCAATCATTTCCTCTATTTCTTTCATGTCCCTGTTTCCTTCCCGCTGTCCCTCGGTGGCTCAACCTGAACCGCTTGTcttttgtctctcttcctcctcctcttctcccttgaACCCACACTACCTCGACCACCACACATGGGACGCCACTCgcggtctccctctccctcaaacGCTCTTAAACTCGCAAACACTTGACCGCCGACCCCCACGCCCGCAGCCAGGAGCCTCCTGATCCAGCAGGTGCTGCAGCCTGTGGACCCGCGGGCCCCGGCAGGTCTGGGCGGGAGGGCGCCGGGCGTGGATTCAGAGGGCAACAGGCCGCTGTCTAACACCTCCCAGCTGTCCCAGCCCTCTGAGCAAACCCAGCCCTCCTCGACAGGTAAACCCCCTACCTAGAGGAGACGCGCCCTCGGGGGCTGGAGGGCGGGATGGGCCCCCTTCCCGTGGCCGTGCTGCATAGGGACCCCCCCCCGGtttaggaggaggagacactagCGCACCCTAATGGCTGCCCCTGTTTCAGTTTTTGTTCATTCTCTGTGACTAATGTGTCGTATGTTTCTGTTGTCGATGTTCTGTTCTGCATTTTTCTCTGACCGTGATTCTGTTAGgaggatccccccctcccctcttaacATACACGTTGTGTGTATTTAACcaactgtttttttgtttttgtgcattGCATCTCATCTCCTGTTCCCTTTTGTGTCCAGGCTTCttgttgagtgtgtgtacgtgcgtgtgtgtgtcgatgttgTGCAGCTGCAGCCCAAGGTCTCTGATCACGTCCCTGCCGCACATCATCTCTTTAATCTTATATGTTTTTCTTAATCCCTTTTGAATTGTGTTCTGCtttgttctctcccccccccccctttgttcTTTCCCATGTGTCTCATTAAATACCTGTCTTGACTGTTTGATTtttgttgttctctctctctctctctctctctctctctctctctctctctctctctctctctctctctctctctctctctctctctctctctctctctctctctctctctctctctctctctctctctctctctctctctctctctctctctctctctctctcttccccccccccccccccccctgtttgtcCCGCGTGTCTCCTGGTgcgaaaaaaaactaaaagccGTAGCCGCGGCGGCCGCCCACGCGTCCCCCCGGCAGGACGCAGTGAGAGTGTGGCTGGACAGCATCTCGGGAGGTAGTGCAGACCTGCAGTAATAAAAGAGACCTCACGTGATctgctctctgggggggggagtCTCGCACTCTTCATAGACCCTGTCCACCTTCCCCACACCACATGCTGGTGTCTGTTCTATCACCCCTGGCGcatgcattaaaaaaacaacccaCGCGGGACCAGTGGGATTCACCAGCATGCATGGCCCCGGCTGCCCCACTGGAGAGCTGactctgctggggggggggggggggggggggtcagagccCCGCCTCCCACCTCACTcgtttctctcccttctccacaCCGCTGCTCACCCTGCCTTTACCCCCCACACCGCCCCAGTCCCTCTATGGGACGGCACTGTTGCACCGACCGGTCCGGTTGGAGTTTGAAGTTCTATTATTGGACTGTTAAACTTCAATATGTGAGCTCTCCTCATTCAGTTGGACACGTTTGCCAAAGTGCAGCTGTTAACTAAGAACAATGAAGATTATATTGCTCAATGGTTAAACATTTGTTATAAATAACAGAGTGGCTATTTCTACACCTTCACTCCACGCTTGGTTGACTTGCACAACAATCCACATGGATGGTTATTGTTATGCCTGAATCAAATGACAAAATTGGCCCGaagttggtgtgtgcgtgtacgtgcctgcggctgtgtgtgtacgtgcaatCACATGAGGCCTTTTTTCTCATTTGTCTTTTTATATCTCTCCAAGAATATTGTATCAGCTGCTTGTTTCCTGACTAACGTTAACAATTTACACCTTTTGACTGTGCCCTTGGCTGTTGTACCCTTTTTCGTACAGAAACTGAGAGCTGCATGTCTCTATTCACTAATATTGTTCTATGCttacctttttttatttgtcactTTTTGGATGAATCATGGTTCCTACAGGTCTTTGAATGACACCAGGCGACACTACTCCCTACTCCACCCTATTCCAATAGCATCGCTAAATTAAAGATGGTGTATCTAATACTAATAGCTTAGCTTTCTTTCAATGTCCCTCACAATAACTAAATGACATCATTACAGCAACAATAACTAACGTCctattgaaagaacaacactgaAAGCCTTTGTGTTTGTTGGCACAAAATGAAAGCTGCCTCTGGAGAGAACGATTTGTAAATGCACATGGTATTAAGAATACAAAgtgacagaggtgtgtgtgtgagtgtgtgtctgtggatgtggatgtgtgttaatgCCTAAAGCAAGAAATCCCATCAAATTTGTCGATAGTGTTTGGCATCCATGTGATATTTGATGTCCGTCAGGATTAGTTCCTTTATTCATCTTTTGAACaaagaatataaataaatatttttatttcaacctCCCTCGGATAAAAATAAAGTTTGTCCCTGGGATTGAaagtcctcctcatccctctggTAGCACTTTTACTTCCTCACTATATTGTGGTTTTTTAAAGCTTCTTAGTCACTCTCCCTCACAGACTGATCTTTGTCGTCCTGTTTATATTCCCCCCATGGCAACAGGCCTTCTCAAAAGGTTCATTTTGGGGGAGGTTGTCACGCTGAAGAAAGCGCCTGTCCCGACCGCCTTTGTATTGAACGTGGAGACAGCATGATGTGGGGTTCACTCCTTCTAATCTCTGTCACACCAGAGCCCTGCGAGGATCTGGAGCCGGAGCAAGAGGCCTACGCTCCTGATTTAGAGCCTGGCACACAGATGGATCAGGGTAGGCAATAATTGAATTTGGTTTCACCAATCGCAGCCATCGAATTGGTTTACTGGGGGTACTATATAACTTTTACACTCAAGGAACGTCCCTTCCCCGGATCGAAAGCAATCAAGCATTTCTTCCTGACGTTGTGTTCTCAGATGACATCCCCTCGGATGCAGAGGCGGAGGCTCGCCTGCACCCGTCGGAACACGTTCAGTTACTTCCTGCTGAGGACAGGAAGTCCAGGTTCCTGGGAAATGTGTCCAGCGTTGGTGAGTGTCTCCGGGGTGGGAGGAATGTCTGCATTGTTTTGAGTTTGTATTCCTAGTACGTCTCAGTAGAGCGCCTGGTGTTTGGTCACGGGTTGAATAACTTTGTGGTATGTTTGCAGAAGTATCCAGTATCGGTCCTTTCCAGAAAGAAGATATCATTGTTTCTCCCAGCAAGCCATCTGCAGAGCCTGAGATACAGGTAAGGAATATCATATTAAGGTCTATGCAATTCTATGCAATTTCTCCAGGGAAAAGTATCTTTTTCATCCTCACCTTATTTGTCTTCCAGATAAAGCCCCCGTCTCCTCGCTCCTCGGTGGAGTCTCCCAGCTCGCCCTTTTCCCCGGCACCCTTCGTACCGGAGACGGCCCTGCCCGAGAGCGCCCCCCCGTCGCCCTTACCCAGGAGCCCGCGGGGCTGTTCGCCGTCTCCCGCCGTTTCTCCCGGTCCCACTCCCGGTCCCACTCCCGGTCtcactcccgctctctctccagctctcactCCCGCTCTCACTCCCGCTCCATCTCCGGGCCTTCCGGCATCCCCCGCGGTATCTCCCGCCCCGTCGCCCACCACCTTCGCCTTCACGCCCCCGATCCGGTCGCAGCCCGTCCCCCTGCCGGCGTCGTCCGGCGCCTCCGTGTCTCCGGTGTATCCCGACCGCTCCATCTGCCCCCTCACCGGCAACCCCCTCTCGCCCATCTGCGCCCCGTCGCTACCCTGCCGAGAAGCGTCCTCGCCCAAAGCCTCCCGGTCCCCGGTCCGGACGCAGCCGGTCCCCGCGCTCAGCTCCACGCCGCGGCCCAACGCGGCGGACCCGGAGCAGTCCCCGGACGCCCCCTCGGAGGACACCCCCTCCAAGAAGGCCGACATCATCGAGGAGTTCTGGCTCAAGAGCGCCGAGATCCGGAAGAGCCTGGGCCTCACGCCGCTGGACCGCAGCAGCAGGATCCTGGAGAAGAGCCCCGACacgtcctcctccagctccagcctcgccccctcgcccccggccccctccgcctccaccaccaccaccccgaaGCCGCTCCGCCCCCCGTCTCTGTCGGCGGAGCCCAAGCGGCCCGTCATCCGCCGGCTCAACATCACCCTGGAGGGTCAGGTGATCACCCCCATCGCCGCGCCCCCCTCCTCCGCGGGCGCGCTCGAGGGCAACGGCTCCGATAAGAAAGCGCTGAGCAGCAGCGGCGCCGTCGGCTCCGGCCCGGGGCTCCAACGGAGCGTGGCCCCCCGGAGCCGGGCGGCGCACAGCGAGAGCTCCAACGCCTCGGACTCCACCATGATGACCCCGCCGTCAAGCCCGCCCCCGCCGGTGCCCGCCAACCAGTCTCCGGCCGTGCTCCGCCCCCAGAGGCACCAGGTGGCCTGGACCAACGGCAAGGAGAAGCCAGGGGTCACGCTGGCCAACGGCCCGTCCGCCGCCAAACCAAAGACCCCCGTGTCGCCCCCCAGAGTCAAAAGCCCGGTCTCGCCTCCGAGGGCCAAAACCCCCGTTTCGCCTCAGAGAGCGAAAACGCCGGTACCCACGCCGCGCACGCAGCTCAGCCCCGTTGTGACGGGGCCCAAGCCTGCCCTCCGAACCCCCACCTCGCCGATCAAGGCCcccaaggtggaggtgaaggaggaggaggtggtggtggtggtcatgagggagaaaaagaggccCCGGCGGGAGGAGGCCCGCAAGTCGTTTGTGGAGACGGTGGCGGAGATCCCGTTCGCCGACGACGTGGACGAGAACTTTGACGAGCGCACCCCGGAGACCAGCCTGAACAAGTACTACACCCCGCCCACCAGCCTCCGGCCCCCCCTGCACCTGGCCCTGGCCATGGAGAACGGCAAGCCCAACATCCCCGGGCACCCGAGGGCCACCCAGTTCTCCCCGGAGGCCAAGGAGATCGCCGAGGAGCGGATGAGGGCCCGGGAGAAGTCCATCAAGAGCCAGGCCCTGAAGGACGCCATGAGCAAGCAGCTGACCAAGATGAAGGAGTCGGACGCGGTCAAGAGTGCGGCGTCCAAGGTGGCCTGGAccgtcgccgccgccgacaACGGCGGGAAGGGCAGGAAGCCGGCCGTCTCGCCCAACACGTCGGCCGTCAAGGCCCTGGAGTCGAAGAAGGCGGAGACGCTGCCGGAGCGCTTCTTCGGCGGCAACAAGAGCCTGGACGGCTCGGTGGCCTCGTCCGAGGGCTCCTCGGGGGGCAAGAGCAAGAAGCGCAGCTCCCTGTTCTCGCCGAGGAAGagcaagaaggagaagaaggccaAGAACGAGGGCGGCAGGCCCTCGGGCGACGGCGAGACGCCGCCCAAACACAAGTCCCTGTGGAAGGCCGTGTTCTCGGGCTACAAGAAGGACAAAAAGAAGAGGCAGCAGAGCGAGGAGAAGTCGTGTCCCAGCACGCCGTCCTCGAGCTCCACCACGCAGGACTCGGGGAAGAAGGGCAGGTCGTCGCCCGACGGGAAGTCGTCAGGTACGGTTGGCGGCCGAGGTCGTCCGGGCCCTGTCTTTTATTGGTTCTTTTTATCGCTCCCTTACTGGTCTCGTCGACCGTTTACGGCTCCTTTTACGGCTCCCGTTGCGCTCTCATTAAGTCTGTTTGGGGATTCCTTGTGGAGGAAGTTGAAACGCTTCCCCGCTGAAAAGCCACTTGCCGCTTTGTCGTTTATTACAGAGCTAAAGTCGCGCCGTAACCTGAGCTTCTCCGAGGAGTCAGACCTGTCCTGCGACGACGTTCTGGAAAGATCCTCCCAGAAGTCCAGGGCAGACGTGAGTAGCGGCCAAAGACGCTGTTACACGGCTGCCATTTTCCACTCACTTGTTATGTTTGACTTTGATCGTTGACATCAAATCAtccatttgtgtttatttgtttatctatattttatttttatttgcacCCCACTTTGCGATGCACCACTTGACAGCGGCACGCGGACATCTTCGACTTAGTGTCAGGCATTCAGCAGGAGGCTCTGAGAGAGGAGAAACTTgggaaggaaaggaggagagtgttgaaggagaggatgagggcaaaggaaaggaaaaaggaGAAAGCTAAAGCATGTGACAGAGAAGCTGTTCGGGAAAGAGAGACCGGAGCTGATGAGGTATTGCGCAGCAGGGAGACAAATGCTTTTGAATTTCATTTAGAACGAGCTGAGATTTGGAAACAAAGGTGGACCGGCAACACATTCTTTGGTACGCAGTGTTTCAATCAGACATTCCCATTGTCCTCAATGATTGGACACGGATAGTTATTATGTTCACGTACATATTTTTATAGTGTACAGTCCacccccactcacccaccccAAAATAATTCATAAGACCCATTAGTATTCTAAAAGGTCCactgcaataaaatatatatttataccttAGTCTGGCAGCAAAACCCCCTACGGTATATTTTGGTATGGgaatgatttgtttgtttgcagaGAAATCGGTGACTATTCCAAATTAATGTCACTGACTCGACATGGATTAATTTATTGTAAGATTGGATGAAATTCAAAAGTGTACTCTCCTGTGCTGCTTGCTGTATGTTTATACGTGTGTAGAACGATACATTGGGTTCAGGGCCAGGGGCTTGCATTTATTATCCAACTAAATATTCTTTACAACCAACCAtaaaatccccccctcccccatcactatttttattttatttatctgcAAAATGCGGAACGAATCATAGTTGACAGGATGTTCCCGCAGTCGGCTGCAAACGATGACTGTGCCGTAATGCATTTGTAGCCATAATGTATTTCTACTGCTTCTAATATCCACCTCTAAAACTTTAGCATGCCTTCCTGGCCCTGTGAGATCCCACTGCGCAACAACAGGATCTGTGTCGTTAATCTTGTAGCTTCGGTCGTCCTTACTTCAGTGTTTGTTAGACTAGCACTCCTCAACCTGTGTTAGTGGTTTTTGTTTTAGCACAGATAACCCAGTAGCAAATACTTGCCAAATTGCTCTTTGGTCAAGTCGATTCTTTGAATTAACCCTCCAGTGTTGTAATTGTG encodes:
- the mical3a gene encoding protein-methionine sulfoxide oxidase mical3a isoform X21; translation: MGDVGAGAAGGGVKVIRSHTLFDNFVQASTCKGTLKAFQELCDHLELQPTDSRVFYHKLKSKLNYWKAKALWAKLDKRAGQKEYKKGRACANSKCLIIGAGPCGLRTAIELGFLGAKVVLLEKRDIFSRNNVLHLWPFTIQDLRGLGAKKFYGKFCAGAIDHISIRQLQLMLLKVALLVGIEIHVNVEFKGLIEPPEDQESEKIGWRAEINPRTHPVNELEFDVIIGADGRRNTLAGFARKEFRGKLAIAITANFINRHTTAEASVEEISGVAFIFNQKFFQDLREATGVDLENIVYYKDDTHYFVMTAKKQSLLEKGVILHDYADTEMLLSRANVDQAALLSYACEAADFSTNRQLPALDFAINHYGLPDVAMFDFTCMYASENAALVRQRHGHKLLVALVGDSLLEPFWPMGTGIARGFLAGIDSAWMVRSWAQGNSPLEVLAERESIYRLLPQTTPENVSKNFSHYSVDPTTRYPNVSLNFLRPNQVRHLIDNGESREMRIEIENVINSASSKLTRNESIARSSKLLNWCQRQTEGYKNVNVTDLTTSWKSGLALCALIHRYRPDLMEYDSLDERNQERNNQLAFDVAEREFGISPCMTGKEMTSVAEPDKLSMVMYISQFYEMFKDTVPPGDNPNLSPEDKTALIASTKSPISFLSKLGQSIAISRKRNPKDKKEKETDGLGKRRKTIQAGNSEDEDQVRTGPDDRPSPSTTLTDRRVDPSAAAGGRDNKVKVMANQLLAKFEENAPEKSTGLKRQGSLRKEFPVNIGGSDVCFFCSKRVYVMERLSAEGRFFHRSCFKCDYCGTTLRLSSYAFDVEDGKFYCKPHYCYRSSGQGQRKRPAPSPALPRPKTEIVAASRPDPATVDAPPGAALVTPTGPSAERRSSVPEANGLPEPVLPKRLRGTPERIELENYQLSLQREEVLEEVPEETLAEHNLSSVLDKTLNADPGSSSSESDMDDEDEEEEEEEPEEVEQQQLQEEVLQQQQQQEEEEQSLPKSPSDLGGVPWREAVELHAKLKGDSEEGGEGGEGGEEDAIRREEEEEGADAEDEYEEDEEEEEDDEEESSDEGEYFPWERELQSGLWLEKYLTDEEDVGTFKARSLLIQQVLQPVDPRAPAGLGGRAPGVDSEGNRPLSNTSQLSQPSEQTQPSSTAVAAAAAHASPRQDAVRVWLDSISGEPCEDLEPEQEAYAPDLEPGTQMDQDDIPSDAEAEARLHPSEHVQLLPAEDRKSRFLGNVSSVEVSSIGPFQKEDIIVSPSKPSAEPEIQIKPPSPRSSVESPSSPFSPAPFVPETALPESAPPSPLPRSPRGCSPSPAVSPGPTPGPTPGLTPALSPALTPALTPAPSPGLPASPAVSPAPSPTTFAFTPPIRSQPVPLPASSGASVSPVYPDRSICPLTGNPLSPICAPSLPCREASSPKASRSPVRTQPVPALSSTPRPNAADPEQSPDAPSEDTPSKKADIIEEFWLKSAEIRKSLGLTPLDRSSRILEKSPDTSSSSSSLAPSPPAPSASTTTTPKPLRPPSLSAEPKRPVIRRLNITLEGQVITPIAAPPSSAGALEGNGSDKKALSSSGAVGSGPGLQRSVAPRSRAAHSESSNASDSTMMTPPSSPPPPVPANQSPAVLRPQRHQVAWTNGKEKPGVTLANGPSAAKPKTPVSPPRVKSPVSPPRAKTPVSPQRAKTPVPTPRTQLSPVVTGPKPALRTPTSPIKAPKVEVKEEEVVVVVMREKKRPRREEARKSFVETVAEIPFADDVDENFDERTPETSLNKYYTPPTSLRPPLHLALAMENGKPNIPGHPRATQFSPEAKEIAEERMRAREKSIKSQALKDAMSKQLTKMKESDAVKSAASKVAWTVAAADNGGKGRKPAVSPNTSAVKALESKKAETLPERFFGGNKSLDGSVASSEGSSGGKSKKRSSLFSPRKSKKEKKAKNEGGRPSGDGETPPKHKSLWKAVFSGYKKDKKKRQQSEEKSCPSTPSSSSTTQDSGKKGRSSPDGKSSELKSRRNLSFSEESDLSCDDVLERSSQKSRADKTYTEEELNAKLTRRVQKAARRQAKQEELKRLHRAQIIQRQLEQVEEKQRQLEERGVAVEKALRGEAGMGKKDDPKLMQEWFKLVQEKNALVRYESELMIFARELELEDRQSRLQQDLRERMAVEDHLKTEQELSREKQILNEMLEVVEQRDSLVALLEEQRLREKEEDKDLESVMLSKGFNLNWV